Proteins found in one Flavobacterium channae genomic segment:
- a CDS encoding iron-containing alcohol dehydrogenase, with protein MLNFELYNPVNYVFGKGQIAKLTDLVPNNTKILLAYGGGSIFKNGVYNQVKAALPNHDIVEFGGIEPNPRFETLMKAVAIIRAEKIGFILAVGGGSVIDGVKFISAAVNFEGNEADILKKRILFKDVSKVIPFGTVLTLPATGSEMNSGAVVTIEATQEKLTLGGSALFPVFSIVDPTVITSLPKRQLQNGVVDAFTHVMEQYLTYTHDALLQDRISESILQTLIEIGPDVVENPSDYKLASNFVWSATMALNGLIQKGVPSDWATHMIGHELTALYEIDHARTLAIIGPNLYRVMFDTKKEKLAQYGQRVWNIQGNSTEEIAEKAIEKTVEFFHKMGMKTKISENAENIEKTADFIVNRFEERGWKAMGEKQNITLEKVRAIVEMSY; from the coding sequence ATGCTAAACTTCGAATTATACAACCCTGTAAACTATGTCTTTGGAAAAGGACAAATCGCAAAACTAACTGATTTAGTTCCCAATAATACAAAAATTCTGCTGGCTTATGGTGGCGGAAGTATCTTCAAAAACGGTGTTTACAACCAAGTGAAAGCTGCTTTACCCAACCACGATATTGTGGAATTTGGCGGAATCGAACCGAATCCTCGTTTTGAAACTTTGATGAAAGCCGTTGCAATTATTCGTGCTGAAAAAATTGGTTTCATCTTAGCTGTTGGTGGCGGAAGCGTGATTGATGGTGTAAAATTTATTTCGGCAGCCGTTAATTTTGAAGGCAATGAAGCGGATATTTTAAAGAAAAGAATTTTATTCAAAGATGTTTCCAAAGTGATTCCTTTTGGAACCGTTTTAACCTTGCCAGCAACAGGTTCGGAAATGAATTCAGGCGCTGTGGTTACGATTGAAGCTACACAAGAAAAACTAACCTTAGGCGGAAGTGCTTTGTTTCCAGTTTTCTCAATTGTTGACCCAACGGTCATTACTTCTTTACCTAAAAGACAATTGCAAAACGGTGTTGTGGATGCTTTCACACACGTTATGGAGCAATATCTAACCTATACACACGATGCTTTATTACAAGACCGAATTTCAGAAAGCATTTTACAAACGCTAATTGAAATTGGTCCAGATGTTGTAGAAAATCCGAGCGATTATAAATTGGCTTCCAACTTTGTTTGGAGTGCAACAATGGCATTGAATGGTTTAATTCAAAAAGGAGTTCCTTCCGATTGGGCAACACACATGATTGGTCATGAATTAACCGCTTTATACGAAATTGATCATGCAAGAACCTTGGCTATTATTGGACCTAACTTGTACCGCGTCATGTTCGATACGAAAAAAGAAAAATTAGCACAATACGGACAACGCGTTTGGAACATTCAAGGTAATTCAACGGAAGAAATTGCAGAAAAAGCGATTGAAAAAACGGTTGAGTTCTTCCACAAAATGGGCATGAAAACCAAAATTTCTGAAAACGCAGAAAACATCGAAAAAACAGCTGATTTCATCGTAAATCGTTTCGAAGAAAGAGGTTGGAAAGCCATGGGTGAAAAGCAAAACATCACGCTTGAAAAAGTGAGAGCTATTGTAGAAATGAGTTATTAA
- the nadD gene encoding nicotinate (nicotinamide) nucleotide adenylyltransferase: MKIGLYFGTFNPIHIGHLIIANHMAEHSDLDQIWMVVTPHNPHKQKSSLLDDYHRLHMVHLATENFPKIQPSDIEFKLPQPNYTVNTLAHLQEKFPKNEFSLIMGEDNLNSLHKWKNYEVILQNHNIYVYPRLNSGEIDEQFVNHPKIHRVGAPVIELSSTFIRESIKKGKNVVPMLPNKVWEYVEHNLFYKK, translated from the coding sequence ATGAAAATCGGACTATATTTCGGAACGTTTAATCCCATTCATATTGGACATTTAATTATTGCCAATCATATGGCGGAACATTCTGATTTGGACCAAATATGGATGGTTGTAACACCTCATAATCCACACAAACAAAAGAGTTCGTTGTTAGACGATTACCATCGTTTGCACATGGTACATTTGGCGACGGAAAATTTTCCTAAAATTCAGCCTTCAGATATCGAATTTAAATTACCACAACCAAATTATACGGTTAACACCTTAGCGCATTTACAAGAAAAGTTTCCAAAAAACGAATTTTCGTTAATCATGGGTGAAGACAATTTGAACTCGCTCCACAAATGGAAAAACTACGAAGTCATTTTGCAAAACCACAATATTTATGTCTATCCGCGACTAAATTCAGGTGAAATTGACGAGCAATTTGTAAATCATCCAAAAATCCATCGAGTAGGCGCGCCTGTAATTGAATTATCTTCTACCTTCATTCGCGAAAGCATTAAAAAAGGTAAAAATGTGGTTCCGATGTTACCGAATAAAGTTTGGGAATATGTGGAACATAATTTATTTTATAAGAAGTAA
- the gmk gene encoding guanylate kinase: MTKGKLLVFSAPSGSGKTTIVRHLLAQPDLNLEFSISCTTRAPRGEEVDGKDYYFISWDEFKKHIKSEDFVEWEEVYTNNFYGTLKAEVERIWEQGKHVIFDIDVAGGLRIKRKFPEETLAVFVKPPSVDELKRRLKQRSTESDDKINMRIAKAHVELATAPQFDTIIKNYDLDTAKEEAYQLVKDFITKE, translated from the coding sequence ATGACTAAAGGAAAATTATTAGTATTCTCTGCGCCTTCAGGTTCAGGAAAAACCACTATAGTACGACATTTATTAGCCCAACCCGATTTGAATTTAGAATTTTCGATTTCATGCACTACACGAGCGCCTCGTGGTGAAGAAGTTGACGGAAAAGATTATTATTTCATCTCATGGGATGAATTCAAAAAACACATTAAATCAGAAGATTTTGTAGAATGGGAAGAAGTGTATACGAATAATTTCTACGGAACATTAAAAGCTGAAGTTGAGCGTATTTGGGAGCAAGGAAAACATGTTATTTTTGACATCGATGTTGCTGGAGGATTGCGTATCAAAAGAAAATTTCCTGAAGAAACTCTAGCTGTTTTTGTAAAACCTCCAAGTGTTGACGAACTTAAACGCAGATTAAAACAACGTTCTACGGAAAGTGATGACAAAATCAACATGCGAATTGCAAAAGCACACGTTGAATTAGCAACCGCGCCTCAATTTGATACCATCATAAAAAATTACGATTTAGATACTGCAAAAGAAGAAGCGTATCAATTGGTTAAGGATTTTATAACTAAAGAGTAA
- a CDS encoding YicC/YloC family endoribonuclease: MIQSMTGFGKASLQLPTKKITVEIKSLNSKGLDLNTRMPSVFREMELGLRNQISQRLERGKVDFSLYVEVTGEETTSKINVPIVKGYINQMKAVIPTADETELMKMAVRMPDALKTERDEIDENEWKKIQTVIDEALENIASFRKDEGASLEKEFQLRIANIEKLMNEAVSYDAERVETVKTRLRTTLDELQVNVDENRFEQELIFYLEKYDITEEKVRLGNHLNYFLETLNGTEANGRKLGFITQEMGREINTMGSKSNHTEMQKLVVMMKDELEKIKEQVLNVL, translated from the coding sequence ATGATACAATCCATGACGGGTTTTGGTAAAGCATCTTTGCAATTACCAACCAAAAAAATTACCGTAGAAATAAAATCACTAAACAGTAAAGGTTTAGACTTAAATACGCGTATGCCTTCTGTTTTCAGAGAAATGGAATTGGGTTTGCGTAATCAAATTTCGCAACGTTTAGAACGTGGAAAAGTAGATTTTTCGCTTTATGTGGAAGTTACTGGTGAAGAAACGACTTCTAAAATCAATGTGCCGATTGTAAAAGGGTATATCAATCAAATGAAAGCTGTTATTCCAACTGCTGATGAAACGGAATTAATGAAAATGGCAGTTCGTATGCCAGACGCATTAAAAACCGAGCGCGACGAAATCGATGAAAACGAATGGAAAAAAATCCAAACCGTAATTGATGAAGCGTTGGAAAATATTGCAAGTTTCAGAAAAGACGAAGGCGCTTCATTAGAAAAAGAATTTCAATTACGAATTGCTAATATTGAAAAATTAATGAACGAAGCAGTTTCTTACGATGCCGAACGAGTTGAAACAGTAAAAACGCGTTTACGAACAACTTTAGACGAATTACAAGTCAATGTTGATGAAAATCGCTTTGAACAAGAATTGATTTTCTATTTAGAAAAATACGACATTACTGAAGAAAAAGTGCGTTTGGGTAATCACTTGAACTATTTCTTAGAAACGTTGAACGGAACAGAGGCTAATGGAAGAAAGTTAGGTTTCATTACACAAGAAATGGGAAGAGAAATCAATACCATGGGTTCTAAATCCAATCATACCGAAATGCAAAAATTGGTAGTAATGATGAAAGATGAATTGGAAAAAATCAAAGAACAAGTTTTGAATGTTTTATAA
- a CDS encoding DMT family transporter, with translation MSKRSWALFAATLVSIIYGVTFTIAKDVMPKYVDAFGFIVMRVGGSVLLFWLISFFGPKEKIALEDFPRIVAAAFFGVAFNMLTFFKGLSYTSPIMGAVLMVTTPMIVLVLSAFIMKERMENRKVLGIILGLAGTTTLILYGKSMVNAPNASLGNLLVFVNAVSYGFYLIIVKKLMDKYNAFTFVKWIYTFGFLMVLPFGWSEFQAIDFANLPTDIFWKIGFVVVFSTFLTYLLNLVSMRELKPTTVAVFIYLQPLFATIFAVSLGKDELTLVKIASAVLIFIGVYLVTQKKANS, from the coding sequence ATGTCAAAAAGAAGTTGGGCATTATTTGCCGCTACCTTAGTTTCCATCATATACGGAGTAACCTTTACGATTGCCAAAGATGTAATGCCAAAATATGTTGATGCTTTCGGATTTATCGTAATGCGTGTTGGCGGTTCTGTACTTTTGTTTTGGCTTATCTCATTCTTTGGTCCAAAAGAAAAAATTGCGTTGGAAGATTTTCCTAGAATTGTTGCTGCCGCTTTTTTTGGCGTAGCATTCAATATGCTTACCTTTTTTAAAGGGTTGAGTTATACTTCTCCTATTATGGGTGCGGTATTAATGGTAACAACCCCAATGATTGTTCTAGTTTTATCTGCGTTTATCATGAAAGAACGCATGGAAAACAGAAAGGTTTTGGGAATTATTTTAGGATTAGCGGGAACCACAACTTTAATTTTGTACGGAAAGTCGATGGTAAATGCGCCAAATGCTTCTTTAGGAAATTTATTGGTTTTTGTAAATGCCGTTTCCTACGGATTTTACCTTATCATCGTGAAAAAATTAATGGATAAATACAACGCCTTCACCTTCGTAAAGTGGATTTATACATTTGGTTTTTTGATGGTATTACCATTTGGTTGGAGCGAATTTCAAGCCATAGATTTTGCTAATTTACCAACGGATATTTTCTGGAAAATTGGTTTCGTAGTAGTATTTTCGACCTTTTTGACCTATTTACTGAATTTAGTTTCCATGCGCGAATTAAAACCTACAACCGTAGCGGTTTTCATCTATTTACAACCACTTTTTGCCACTATTTTCGCTGTAAGTTTAGGTAAAGATGAATTAACATTGGTTAAAATTGCTTCTGCAGTTTTAATATTTATTGGTGTTTATTTAGTTACACAAAAGAAAGCCAATTCTTGA
- a CDS encoding arsenate reductase family protein has protein sequence MNKIYYLASCDTCRKIIKSLPNTDKLTFIDIRQNPISESDLDEMYQLAGSYEALFSKKAQLYKSLGLKDKNLTEPDFKKYLLEHYTFLSRPVFIIDGKIYIGNSPKNIHEVITVLS, from the coding sequence ATGAATAAAATATATTATTTAGCTTCATGCGATACTTGTCGAAAAATCATTAAATCGCTACCAAATACAGATAAATTAACTTTCATCGACATTCGCCAAAATCCAATTTCGGAAAGCGATTTAGATGAAATGTACCAATTAGCAGGTAGTTATGAAGCCCTTTTTAGCAAAAAAGCACAATTGTATAAATCGTTAGGCTTAAAAGATAAAAATCTTACAGAGCCAGATTTTAAAAAGTATCTTTTAGAACATTACACCTTTTTAAGTCGTCCCGTTTTTATCATTGATGGCAAAATATACATTGGAAATAGTCCAAAAAACATTCATGAAGTAATTACTGTTTTAAGCTAA
- a CDS encoding DinB family protein, with protein sequence METTFKIWETSRGIYLKFLENYTLDQLNKIPEGMSNNLIWNIGHIVVSQQGLVYGLSGLPQNISAEMIEKYKNGSRPDGKTTQEEVDEIKKLLLEMILKTKSDFKAGVFKDFNPYQTKTGFHLGSLEEAIEFNNYHEGIHLGIMLQIKKFL encoded by the coding sequence ATGGAAACCACTTTTAAAATTTGGGAAACTAGTAGAGGAATTTATTTGAAATTTTTAGAAAATTACACACTCGATCAATTGAATAAAATTCCGGAAGGAATGAGTAATAATCTAATTTGGAATATTGGTCATATTGTGGTTTCACAACAAGGATTAGTTTATGGATTATCTGGATTACCACAAAATATTTCGGCGGAAATGATTGAAAAATACAAAAACGGATCAAGACCAGATGGTAAAACCACACAAGAGGAAGTGGATGAAATAAAGAAACTATTATTAGAAATGATTTTAAAAACCAAATCAGATTTTAAAGCAGGAGTTTTTAAAGATTTTAATCCCTATCAAACTAAAACAGGCTTTCATTTAGGCTCATTAGAAGAAGCAATCGAGTTTAACAATTACCATGAAGGAATTCATTTAGGAATTATGTTACAAATCAAAAAATTCCTATAA
- a CDS encoding cystathionine gamma-synthase: protein MKFNTKTIHGGQHHEKVTGAVMPPVFQTSTYVQSSPGKPVGDYEYSRAANPTRTALEDALASIENGAKGLAFSSGLAATDCLLRLFKAGDEIIAMDDLYGGTYRLFTRLYKDSGIKFHFVDMNDLDKFQSLINENTKLVWVETPTNPLMKLADIAAIAQITKKHNLLFAVDNTFATPYLQKPLDLGADIVMHSATKYLGGHSDVIAGALIIKDKTLAEELHFKQFATGATLGPMDSFLVLRGIKTLHLRVQRHCENGEKVAEYLNNHPLVERVYYPGLASHPFHEIAKKQMNGFGGMVTFTFKSGKKEDAIKFLENLKVFTLAESLGGVESLANHPALMTHASIPEDKRKEVGISDDLVRLSVGIEDIEDLLADLEQAFK from the coding sequence ATGAAATTTAATACAAAAACGATACATGGTGGTCAACATCATGAAAAAGTAACAGGAGCAGTAATGCCACCTGTTTTTCAGACTTCTACTTATGTGCAATCGAGTCCTGGAAAGCCAGTTGGTGATTACGAATATAGTAGAGCAGCAAATCCTACAAGAACAGCACTTGAAGATGCTTTAGCAAGTATCGAAAATGGAGCTAAAGGGTTGGCTTTTTCTTCAGGTTTAGCAGCAACAGATTGTTTATTACGACTTTTTAAAGCTGGCGACGAAATCATTGCAATGGATGATTTATATGGTGGAACATACCGTTTGTTTACAAGATTATATAAAGATAGCGGAATAAAATTTCATTTTGTCGATATGAATGATTTGGACAAATTTCAGTCATTAATCAATGAGAATACAAAATTGGTCTGGGTTGAAACACCAACAAATCCTTTAATGAAATTAGCCGATATTGCTGCAATTGCTCAAATTACTAAAAAACACAATTTATTATTTGCTGTTGACAATACATTTGCAACACCATATTTACAAAAACCATTGGATTTAGGAGCTGATATTGTAATGCATTCTGCTACAAAATATTTAGGAGGTCATTCTGATGTTATAGCAGGAGCTTTAATTATTAAAGATAAAACTTTAGCAGAAGAATTACACTTTAAACAATTTGCTACTGGTGCTACTTTAGGTCCAATGGATTCTTTCTTGGTTTTAAGAGGAATAAAAACATTGCACTTGAGAGTACAACGTCATTGCGAAAATGGTGAAAAGGTTGCGGAATATTTGAACAATCATCCATTAGTAGAACGCGTTTATTACCCTGGATTAGCATCGCATCCATTTCATGAAATTGCAAAGAAACAAATGAATGGTTTTGGAGGAATGGTAACATTTACTTTTAAATCAGGTAAAAAAGAAGATGCGATTAAATTCTTGGAAAATTTAAAAGTGTTTACGTTAGCAGAATCATTAGGTGGAGTTGAATCGTTAGCTAATCATCCTGCTTTAATGACACATGCTTCTATTCCAGAAGACAAGCGAAAAGAAGTTGGTATTTCAGATGATTTGGTTCGTTTAAGCGTAGGAATCGAAGATATCGAAGATTTATTAGCAGATTTAGAACAAGCTTTTAAATAG
- a CDS encoding THC0290_0291 family protein, protein MTKKIKYLIILLLGANLSMNAQFGFSHEVGAFIGGVAFQSDFGVRHDFETNAGNTGFGIGLVHYMNFAYRAECNCYMPETYFNDHFKVRSELSYNSTQLQHFGKWVDKNSFTAAQLRAMRGEAKVTDIGMQLEFFPLSIREFTATDGAWAPFIGLGAHYSFFQNGTYSELGAMDTPISTPIKYYGAWSNEGGSTWSVVGSVGTRYKLTELSDLFAELRWQYYFSDWVDGLNPDPQVYTENKANDWNLWFHVGYIYYLD, encoded by the coding sequence ATGACTAAAAAAATTAAATACCTAATAATATTGCTTTTAGGAGCAAATCTTTCGATGAATGCTCAATTCGGTTTTTCACACGAAGTTGGGGCTTTTATAGGAGGCGTTGCTTTTCAATCTGACTTTGGAGTAAGACATGATTTTGAAACTAATGCTGGAAACACTGGTTTTGGTATTGGTTTAGTTCATTACATGAACTTTGCTTATCGTGCAGAATGTAACTGTTACATGCCAGAAACTTATTTTAACGATCACTTTAAAGTTCGCTCTGAGTTATCTTACAATAGTACTCAATTGCAACATTTTGGTAAATGGGTTGACAAAAACTCTTTTACAGCTGCGCAATTAAGAGCAATGAGAGGTGAAGCTAAAGTTACCGACATTGGTATGCAATTAGAATTTTTCCCATTAAGTATCCGTGAGTTTACTGCTACTGATGGTGCTTGGGCTCCATTTATTGGATTAGGTGCTCATTATTCATTTTTCCAAAACGGAACATATTCTGAACTTGGCGCAATGGATACTCCAATATCTACGCCTATTAAATATTATGGTGCATGGTCTAATGAAGGTGGAAGCACTTGGTCAGTTGTTGGAAGTGTTGGAACACGTTATAAATTAACAGAATTATCCGACTTATTTGCTGAATTAAGATGGCAATATTATTTTTCTGACTGGGTTGATGGTTTAAATCCTGATCCTCAAGTATATACAGAAAACAAAGCAAACGATTGGAACTTATGGTTTCATGTAGGATACATTTATTACTTAGATTAA
- the gdhA gene encoding NADP-specific glutamate dehydrogenase codes for MEQKINDFMALVEAKNPNEPEFLQAVREFAETVMPFIANEKKYDGKNVLLRMAEPERSIIFRVPWVDDKGEIQVNRGFRIQMNSAIGPYKGGIRFHQTVNLSVLKFLAFEQVFKNSLTTLPMGGGKGGSDFDPQGKSDAEVMRFCQSFMTELCRHIGPDLDVPAGDIGVGAREIGYMFGQYKRIRNEFTGVLTGKGLAYGGSLIRPEATGYGVVYFTQQMLNTVGQSISGKTVAISGFGNVAWGVALKVNELGGKLVTISGPDGYIYDADGISGEKIDFMLEMRASGNNRAESFAEKFPSAVFHKGKSPWEAKVDIAIPCATQNELNEEDAKKLIANGVTCVTEAANMPCTLDAIKQFLDAKVLFAPGKAANAGGVAASGLEMTQNSIRLNWTSEEVDARLKDIMTGIHNQCKKYGTEEDGYVNYVKGANIAGFVKVADAMLAQGVV; via the coding sequence ATGGAACAAAAAATCAATGATTTTATGGCTCTTGTTGAAGCCAAAAATCCAAACGAACCAGAATTTTTACAAGCGGTAAGAGAATTTGCTGAAACAGTAATGCCTTTTATTGCAAATGAGAAAAAGTATGATGGTAAAAATGTACTTTTAAGAATGGCAGAACCTGAGCGTTCAATTATTTTTAGAGTGCCATGGGTAGACGACAAAGGTGAAATCCAAGTTAATAGAGGTTTCCGTATTCAGATGAATTCAGCAATTGGTCCTTATAAAGGAGGAATTCGTTTCCATCAAACAGTAAATTTATCTGTATTAAAATTCTTGGCTTTTGAGCAAGTTTTCAAAAACAGTTTAACTACTTTACCAATGGGTGGAGGAAAAGGAGGTTCTGATTTTGACCCACAAGGTAAATCAGATGCTGAAGTAATGCGTTTTTGCCAATCTTTTATGACAGAATTGTGTCGTCACATTGGACCTGATTTGGATGTTCCTGCTGGAGATATTGGAGTAGGAGCGAGAGAAATTGGTTACATGTTTGGTCAATATAAAAGAATTAGAAATGAATTTACTGGAGTTTTAACTGGAAAAGGTTTGGCTTATGGAGGTTCTTTAATTCGTCCTGAAGCAACAGGTTATGGTGTTGTTTATTTCACACAACAAATGTTAAATACTGTAGGGCAATCAATTTCTGGAAAAACAGTTGCTATTTCTGGATTTGGAAATGTTGCTTGGGGTGTAGCTTTAAAAGTTAATGAATTAGGAGGGAAATTAGTTACTATTTCTGGACCTGATGGTTATATTTATGATGCTGACGGAATTTCTGGTGAGAAAATTGACTTTATGTTAGAAATGAGAGCTAGTGGAAATAATAGAGCAGAAAGTTTTGCTGAAAAATTCCCAAGTGCCGTTTTCCATAAAGGGAAAAGTCCATGGGAAGCAAAAGTTGATATAGCCATTCCATGTGCTACTCAAAATGAATTAAACGAGGAAGATGCTAAAAAATTAATTGCAAACGGGGTTACTTGTGTTACTGAAGCAGCAAATATGCCATGTACTTTAGATGCAATTAAACAATTCTTAGATGCAAAAGTTTTATTTGCTCCTGGAAAAGCAGCTAATGCTGGTGGTGTTGCTGCATCTGGATTAGAGATGACACAAAACTCTATCCGTCTAAATTGGACAAGTGAAGAAGTTGATGCTCGTTTAAAAGACATCATGACAGGTATCCATAATCAATGTAAAAAATATGGTACTGAAGAAGATGGTTATGTAAATTATGTAAAAGGTGCCAATATTGCTGGTTTCGTAAAAGTTGCCGATGCAATGTTAGCTCAAGGTGTTGTTTAA
- the porZ gene encoding type IX secretion system anionic LPS delivery protein PorZ has protein sequence MKKTIQIYLFLISQLFFAQQSNQMWKGYFSYNEIVDVESASNSVFASTENAVFSKLITANDLNIYNSITGLKPDVITTIHHSESSGKTFIGNNNGLILIINADGSVSTKVDIISEVPVPPNVKKINDFYEHNGLLYVATDYGISVINITTSEFVSTYFIGTSGEETSVLQTTVLNDEIYAVTRYFGIRKASLSNPNLYDFNQWQTFDTGYWSGIVTFNNQLVASNYNARTYKFNGVTPQEVLNHVQAGLKLKTNGSEVIVTTLNHVYVLGQAFNVMAHVTQIPDYNVQFTAATVVDQFLYIGTEKDGLFSTALSNPTVFTAMSPNGPIQNATFRLKKSPNKIWVVHGDYSQSYNPYPLDEIGISTYTSNNGWENLPYDDLFGAKSLSDIAINPSNANQVYVTSYFSGMLKIFGDTTELLNNTNTGPNGLESLVVPGSPSYIDIRINSPAFDKEGNLWVTNAYVDRAIKVLRSNGQWQSYNLSGVTANSGTGRYNAMAIDKNKTKWIPAYNDGVVAFNENYNNKFLTINQENADLPTTVVNCVAIDNRNQLWIGTAAGLRVLSSIDRFISETELDVFPIIIQEGDLAQELFYQQPILDIAVDGANRKWIAIADGGVFLVSSNGQQTIYRFDKSNSPLPSNNVMDIEIDGVSGEVFFATDKGIVSFLGTSTKPSDSLGDVYVYPNPVRPNFVGTVKISGLTDKANIKITDIEGNLVYETTSSGGTIEWDTKAFGKYKVASGVYMIFVASEDGTDSTVKKVMIVR, from the coding sequence ATGAAAAAGACAATTCAGATTTACTTATTTTTAATTTCTCAACTTTTTTTTGCTCAACAAAGCAATCAAATGTGGAAAGGATATTTTTCATATAATGAAATTGTTGATGTAGAATCGGCAAGTAATAGTGTTTTTGCATCAACTGAAAATGCCGTTTTTTCAAAATTAATTACAGCAAACGATTTAAATATTTACAATTCAATTACAGGATTAAAACCTGATGTTATTACGACAATTCACCATTCGGAATCGTCAGGAAAAACTTTTATTGGTAACAATAATGGTTTAATTTTAATAATAAATGCTGATGGTTCTGTTTCAACAAAAGTTGATATAATATCTGAGGTTCCAGTTCCTCCTAATGTTAAAAAAATCAATGATTTTTATGAACACAACGGATTGCTTTATGTAGCAACAGATTATGGGATTTCGGTTATAAATATTACTACATCAGAATTTGTGTCCACTTATTTTATAGGAACATCTGGCGAAGAAACATCTGTTTTGCAAACAACAGTTCTTAATGATGAGATTTATGCTGTAACACGATATTTTGGGATTAGAAAAGCAAGTTTAAGTAATCCAAATCTGTATGATTTTAATCAATGGCAAACTTTTGACACTGGATATTGGTCTGGAATAGTTACTTTTAATAATCAGCTAGTGGCTTCTAACTATAATGCTAGAACATACAAATTTAATGGTGTTACTCCTCAAGAAGTATTAAATCATGTTCAAGCTGGGTTAAAACTAAAAACTAATGGTAGTGAAGTAATCGTTACAACATTGAACCATGTTTATGTATTGGGTCAGGCTTTTAATGTAATGGCACATGTTACCCAAATTCCTGATTATAACGTTCAATTTACCGCTGCAACTGTAGTTGATCAATTTTTATATATTGGAACAGAAAAAGACGGACTATTTTCAACTGCATTGTCAAATCCAACGGTTTTTACAGCGATGTCTCCAAATGGCCCAATTCAAAATGCTACTTTCAGATTAAAAAAATCCCCAAATAAAATTTGGGTGGTTCATGGCGATTATAGCCAATCATATAATCCTTATCCATTAGATGAAATTGGGATTAGTACCTATACTTCAAATAATGGTTGGGAAAACTTACCATACGATGATTTATTTGGTGCAAAATCGTTGTCAGATATTGCAATAAACCCTTCAAATGCCAATCAGGTTTACGTAACTTCTTATTTTTCTGGGATGTTGAAAATTTTTGGGGACACAACGGAATTGCTAAATAATACCAATACTGGGCCTAATGGATTGGAATCTTTAGTAGTGCCTGGAAGTCCATCATATATTGATATACGAATCAATAGTCCGGCATTTGACAAAGAAGGTAATTTATGGGTTACAAATGCCTACGTAGATAGAGCTATAAAAGTACTTAGATCTAATGGTCAATGGCAATCCTACAATTTATCCGGAGTAACAGCTAATTCTGGTACAGGAAGATACAATGCAATGGCGATTGATAAAAATAAAACCAAATGGATTCCAGCTTATAATGATGGTGTGGTTGCTTTTAATGAAAACTATAACAATAAATTCTTAACAATAAATCAAGAGAATGCTGATTTACCCACAACGGTTGTAAATTGTGTTGCAATTGATAACAGAAATCAATTGTGGATTGGAACAGCAGCTGGATTGCGTGTTTTGTCGAGTATAGATCGTTTTATTTCTGAAACAGAACTTGATGTTTTTCCAATAATTATTCAAGAAGGCGATTTGGCTCAAGAACTTTTTTACCAACAACCAATTTTAGATATTGCAGTTGATGGAGCTAACAGAAAATGGATTGCAATAGCTGACGGAGGAGTTTTTCTAGTTTCTTCAAATGGTCAGCAAACAATTTATCGCTTCGATAAAAGCAATTCGCCTTTGCCGAGCAACAATGTTATGGACATTGAAATTGATGGTGTTTCTGGAGAAGTATTTTTTGCTACCGATAAAGGAATTGTTTCATTTTTGGGAACTTCAACCAAGCCAAGTGATAGCCTAGGCGATGTTTATGTTTATCCAAATCCTGTTCGTCCAAATTTTGTAGGAACAGTAAAAATTAGCGGTTTAACAGATAAAGCAAATATCAAAATAACAGATATTGAAGGAAATTTAGTTTATGAGACTACTTCGTCTGGCGGAACAATAGAATGGGATACAAAAGCATTCGGTAAATACAAAGTAGCCTCTGGTGTTTACATGATTTTTGTTGCATCTGAAGATGGAACCGATTCAACGGTGAAAAAAGTTATGATTGTTAGATAA